The Equus asinus isolate D_3611 breed Donkey chromosome 15, EquAss-T2T_v2, whole genome shotgun sequence genome includes a window with the following:
- the ZNF512B gene encoding zinc finger protein 512B translates to MADPFCVGGGRRLPGSSKSGPGKDGSRSEVRLPVLHDPPKLGVPVVRGGQTVPSQAPLCFDPGSQATDRTEGKKKGRPKAENQALRDIPLSLMNQWKDEFKAHSRVKCPNSGCWLEFPSIYGLKYHYQRCQGGAISERLTFPCPFCEAAFTSKTQLEKHRIWNHMDRPLPTPKPGPVSRPVTISRPVGVSKPIGVSKPVTIGKPVGVSKPIGISKPVTVSRPVPVTKTVTVSRPVPVTKPVTVSRPVPVTKAVPVTKPVTVNKPVPVTKPVPVTKPVTINKPVPMTKLVTVTKPVPVTKLVTVSRPIVVSKPVTVSRPIAISRHTTPCKMVLLTKSENKTPRAAGRSSGKKRAADSLDACPVLPKQARPENGECGPSTASQGSAFQLSTDPSGGPLALGSRPLGGKEVPRAAGPGSPPEEGTERTKHRRKQKTPKKFTGEQPSISGTFGLKGLAKAEDKSRAHRTKKQEGPSPEDVRKKVPAPTSTVSKEVPAPVAHPGPGGPEEQWQRAIHERGEAVCPTCNVVARKTLVGLKKHMEVCQKLQDALKCQHCRKQFKSKAGLNYHTMAEHSTKPSDAEASEGSEQEERERLRKVLKQMGRLRCPQEGCGAAFSSLMGYQYHQRRCGKPPCEVDSPSFPCIHCGKTYRSKAGHDYHMRSEHTAPPPEEAEDKPAEAEDLLGVERTPSGRIRRTSAQVAVFHLQEIAEDELARDWTKRRMKDDLVPETARLNYTRPGLPTVNPQLLEAWKNEVKEKGHVNCPNDCCEAIYSSVSGLKAHLASCSKGDHLVGKYCCLLCPKEFSSESGVKYHILKTHAENWFRTSADPPPKHRSQDSLAPKKEEKSLAGGKKRGRKPKERPPEEPAPKMPPRRDDWPPGGRDKGARGSTARKVGASKPPEK, encoded by the exons ATGGCCGATCCTTTCTGCGTTGGAGGAGGCCGCCGGCTCCCGGGGTCCAGCAAGAGTGGACCTGGGAAGGATGGCAGCCGGAGCGAGGTCCGACTTCCTGTGCTGCATGACCCACCGAAGCTGG GGGTGCCGGTGGTCAGGGGTGGGCAGACAGTGCCCAGCCAAGCCCCACTCTGCTTTGACCCGGGAAGTCAAGCCACTgacaggacagaaggaaagaagaaagggcgTCCGAAAGCTGAAAACCAGGCCCTCCGAGACATTCCC CTCTCCCTGATGAACCAGTGGAAGGATGAGTTCAAGGCACACTCGAGGGTGAAGTGTCCAAACTCGGGGTGCTGGCTGGAGTTTCCCAGTATCTACGGGCTCAAGTACCATTACCAGCGATGCCAAGGG GGTGCCATCTCAGAAAGGCTGACGTTTCCCTGCCCTTTCTGCGAGGCTGCATTTACATCTAAGACCCAGCTGGAGAAGCACCGGATTTGGAACCACATGGACCGACCTCTGCCTACCCCCAAGCCTGGGCCAGTCAGCCGGCCAGTCACCATCAGCCGGCCTGTTGGGGTCAGCAAGCCTATTGGAGTGAGCAAACCTGTCACTATTGGCAAACCTGTGGGTGTCAGTAAACCCATCGGTATTAGCAAGCCAGTGACAGTCAGCAGGCCTGTGCCAGTCACCAAGACAGTAACGGTCAGCAGGCCCGTGCCGGTCACCAAGCCAGTGACGGTCAGCAGGCCTGTGCCGGTCACCAAAGCTGTGCCGGTCACTAAGCCAGTGACTGTCAACAAGCCGGTGCCAGTCACCAAACCCGTGCCAGTCACCAAACCAGTGACCATCAACAAACCAGTGCCAATGACAAAGCTTGTGACAGTTACAAAACCTGTGCCAGTCACGAAGCTGGTGACAGTCAGCAGGCCCATTGTGGTCAGTAAACCAGTGACAGTCAGCAGGCCCATTGCCATCAGCAGACACACAACGCCCTGCAAAATGGTGCTGCTGACCAAGTCTGAGAACAAAACTCCTCGTGCCGCGGGGAGGAGCAGTGGTAAGAAAAG gGCTGCAGACAGCCTGGACGCATGCCCTGTCCTGCCCAAGCAGGCGAGGCCGGAAAATGGGGAATGTGGCCCATCTACCGCAAGCCAGGGCTCGGCCTTCCAGCTGAGCACAGACCCCAGTGGCGGACCCCTTGCTCTGGGCAGCAGGCCCTTGGGAGGCAAAGAGGTGCCAAGGGCTGCAGGCCCTGGGTCTCCACCTGAGGAGGGCACGGAGCGCACAAAGCACA gaaggaaacagaaaacaccCAAGAAGTTTACAGGGGAGCAGCCGTCCATCTCAGGGACCTTCGGACTCAAAG GCCTGGCCAAGGCAGAGGACAAGTCCCGGGCTCACCGCACCAAGAAGCAGGAGGGGCCCAGCCCCGAGGATGTGCGGAAGAAGGTGCCGGCCCCCACCAGCACTGTTAGCAAGGAGGTGCCGGCCCCCGTGGCCCACCCAGGCCCAG gTGGCCCTGAGGAGCAGTGGCAGCGGGCCATCCATGAACGGGGGGAGGCTGTCTGCCCCACCTGCAATGTGGTCGCCCGAAAGACCCTCGTGGGGCTCAAGAAGCACATGGAGGTGTGTCAGAAG CTGCAGGATGCACTCAAGTGCCAGCACTGTCGAAAGCAGTTCAAGTCCAAGGCCGGCCTCAactaccacaccatggctgagCACAGCACCAAG CCCTCTGATGCCGAGGCCTCGGAGGGGAGCGAGCAGGAGGAGCGGGAGCGGCTACGTAAAGTGCTGAAGCAGATGGGGAGGCTGCGCTGCCCGCAGGAG GGCTGCGGGGCCGCCTTCTCCAGCCTCATGGGCTACCAGTACCACCAGCGACGCTGCGGGAAGCCACCTTGTGAGGTGGACAGCCCCTCCTTCCCCTGCATCCACTGTGGCAAGACCTACCGCTCCAAGGCCGGCCATGACTACCACATGCGCTCAGAGCACACGGCCCCA CCCCCTGAGGAGGCCGAGGACAAGCCCGCTGAGGCTGAGGACCTACTGGGTGTTGAGCGGACCCCTAGTGGCCGCATCCGCCGCACGTCGGCCCAGGTCGCCGTGTTCCACCTGCAGGAGATTGCAGAGGATGAGCTGGCCCGAGACTGGACCAAGCGGCGGATGAAGGACGACTTGGTGCCTGAGACTGCACGG CTCAACTACACTCGGCCAGGCCTCCCCACGGTTAACCCCCAGCTGCTGGAGGCGTGGAAGAATGAAGTCAAGGAGAAAGGCCATGTCAACTGCCCCAATGAT TGCTGTGAAGCCATCTACTCCAGTGTGTCCGGCCTCAAGGCTCATCTTGCCAGCTGCAGCAAG GGAGACCACCTGGTGGGGAAGTACTGCTGCCTGCTGTGTCCGAAGGAGTTCAGCTCCGAGAGCGGTGTCAAGTATCACATTCTCAAGACCCACGCAGAg AACTGGTTCCGTACTTCAGCAGACCCACCTCCCAAACACAGGAGCCAGGACTCACTGGCAcccaagaaggaggagaagagtcTAGCAGGTGGGAAGAAGCGGGGCCGGAAGCCCAAGGAGCGGCCCCCCGAGGAGCCTGCGCCTAAGATGCCCCCCCGCCGGGACGACTGGCCCCCCGGAGGCAGAGACAAGGGGGCCCGGGGCTCCACTGCCCGGAAGGTGGGAGCCAGCAAGCCACCTGAGAAGTGA